The sequence below is a genomic window from Aureispira sp. CCB-E.
AGGTTGCTAGTACCTATTTCTAATTCTTCTAGATTAGTTAGTACTTGTAACCAACTAGGAAGTTCTACATAGTCGGTATGTCCCAATGTTAAGCCTGTTAAGGTTTTTAATTTTTGGGGAATAAATTCTTCATTGTAGCTGATGTGCAAATGTGTTGTTACATCTATATTGCGAATAAATTCTTTATAGGAATAAGCTGTTTTTTTCATCACTTAAGAGATTGAATAGGTTTTGAGGACTAGTGAGGATAAAAAATGAGGCTTTTTAATGTGAGAAACTTTGGACAATTACTTAAACAGTTTAAAATATGATTGGTTATTAGAGCCATTCAACTTTTTCTTGAATAGGTGTTCGTTTAGCTGTTTGCGAAGGGAGTTGGTGATACCCCATAAACAAAAAGCCTAGACAGCGTTGGCGTTCTGTCAAGTTTAGAAACGTTCGACAAGCCGAAGACTTAATAGTAGCAGGAGAACTCCAATAAGCTCCAATTCCATAGGCACTAGCGCTAAGCCAAATATTCTGAACAGCCATGGCTGTTGCAGCAATTTCTTCCCATTCAGGTACCCTTTCCTGAGCGTCACGCTCCATACAAATTGCAATGACATGTGAAGATTGTCTGGGTTTTTGAGCTGTTTTTTTGTATTTCATTTCTGAAAAATTGTCCTTAGATGCATTTTCTTTATAAAGCCCTGCCAGCAAATCTCCTAATGCGCCTAATTTTTCTCCAGTAATTACCTTAAACCTCCATGGTTCTGTCAGTCGATGGGTTGGGGCATGGTTGGCATTTTCCAATAGTTCTTCTATTATAGGTGAAGGAATTTTTTTATCAGTATAAGAATGTGGAAAAATAGCTCGCCTAGAACGAATG
It includes:
- a CDS encoding nitroreductase, with amino-acid sequence MNSNTILERGTLSTQIIRSRRAIFPHSYTDKKIPSPIIEELLENANHAPTHRLTEPWRFKVITGEKLGALGDLLAGLYKENASKDNFSEMKYKKTAQKPRQSSHVIAICMERDAQERVPEWEEIAATAMAVQNIWLSASAYGIGAYWSSPATIKSSACRTFLNLTERQRCLGFLFMGYHQLPSQTAKRTPIQEKVEWL